A window from Salvelinus sp. IW2-2015 linkage group LG5, ASM291031v2, whole genome shotgun sequence encodes these proteins:
- the LOC111964454 gene encoding SUMO-specific isopeptidase USPL1 — translation MSGDGTGLGAPGLLAGYWEKIQERSALLETCPWCAAKGQSLALRSYRINFQEFITLCTDPQCLFPLVSRPLEDVLASLVPPLPQTQTGSKRKSHCGLENGNPVPSPKRARSVESEVAEDAVSPSGALSVSGITNTLNGEEECFNGKKERISQSEHTNMDLVDTTLKHTLPETERGGANGYHKDSGWSMPEEMDQELLEEEQDGLFLPEEDTPTLDKGFPLQKKTVPVLQVAVSVVEPTVESEGAPKEVLSTLQEAVFALDNTLSAPQVAISVPEKISRPLHVAVSASTSAPEKPLAKAALVEVVPTLEDTVSLFEVLTAPGEVTPSHQKVHPPLQRTVKVVSAPEKVVGTPDMEAVLVLQEALTILEEASPGMKEGLSVLKKDEECLISLEKEDEVAILVALEDVPALEEVEKALPALVEDVPALEKDEEEVATPALMDNEYGEEDLPVFDEEERPPEVMCRPCSVDLSQSRVPVEVHDDDDDDDDGPIKARRRAQNARQLISSEDEMTGATMETEGEGSVTEEVEVVASQTKKKMGRPRKTPIIKYTQEVVPNFDPEVISTEELVPVPGPHLFWRNENSLCWLDTLLVALVHLHTLRDRRPTKRPAGGQPVWDLCERYNQACGLITAYQHTGADGVVRVPSAVLQRVQTEMQAIRMSIFKLLEPLLKCKLGQNETPVFALPLLLRADSWAEPLFQQAYEWQFECISTTCQHATNTK, via the exons ATGAGTGGCGACGGCACTGGTTTGGGGGCCCCTGGCCTGCTAGCAGGGTATTGGGAAAAA ATCCAGGAACGCTCAGCTTTGTTGGAGACCTGTCCATGGTGTGCTGCTAAAGGACAGTCTCTGGCCCTGCGCTCCTACAGGATCAACTTCCAGGAGTTCATCACTCTCTGCACTGACCCACAG TGCCTGTTTCCCTTGGTCTCTCGTCCTTTGGAGGATGTCCTGGCCAGCCTCGTACCCCCTCTACCCCAAACTCAGACAGGGAGCAAGAGGAAGAGTCACTGCGGGTTGGAGAACGGAAACCCTGTACCTTCCCCCAAACGTGCACGATCAGTGGAGTCAGAAGTGGCCGAGGACGCCGTATCACCGAGTGGAGCTCTATCAGTCAGCGGCATCACCAACACACTCAATGGGGAAGAAGAGTGCTTTAATGGGAAGAAGGAGAGAATCAGCCAATCAGAACACACCAACATGGATCTGGTGGATACaactctcaaacacacacttccTGAGACTGAGAGGGGAGGGGCCAACGGATACCACAAGGATTCTGGTTGGTCGATGCCAGAAGAAATGGACCAGGAGCTCCTAGAAGAGGAACAAGATGGTCTCTTTCTCCCAGAGGAGGATACACCTACTTTAGACAAGGGTTTTCCTCTCCAAAAGAAGACGGTACCGGTCTTACAGGTGGCCGTTTCTGTTGTAGAGCCTACTGTAGAGTCTGAAGGTGCACCAAAGGAGGTTCTCTCTACTTTACAGGAGGCCGTATTTGCCCTAGACAATACTTTATCTGCCCCGCAAGTAGCCATTTCTGTCCCAGAGAAAATTTCACGTCCTTTACATGTGGCCGTTTCTGCCTCAACGTCTGCCCCAGAGAAACCCTTGGCCAAGGCTGCCTTAGTGGAGGTTGTCCCTACCTTAGAGGACACAGTCTCTCTCTTCGAGGTTCTGACTGCCCCAGGGGAAGTTACACCATCACATCAGAAGGTTCATCCTCCCTTACAAAGGACTGTGAAGGTTGTGTCTGCGCCAGAGAAGGTTGTGGGGACACCTGACATGGAAGCTGTCCTGGTGTTGCAGGAGGCTCTGACCATCTTAGAGGAGGCTTCACCTGGCATGAAGGAGGGTCTCTCTGTCTTAAAGAAAGATGAGGAGTGTTTAATCTCCTTGGAAAAGGAGGATGAAGTGGCTATACTTGTGGCTTTGGAGGATGTCCCTGCCTTAGAAGAGGTTGAGAAGGCTCTACCTGCCTTGGTGGAGGATGTTCCTGCTTTAgagaaagatgaggaggaggTGGCTACACCTGCCTTGATGGATAATGAGTACGGAGAGGAGGATTTGCCTGTCTTTGACGAGGAAGAGCGCCCCCCAGAGGTGATGTGTAGGCCCTGTAGTGTGGACCTCAGTCAGAGCAGAGTGCCTGTTGAagttcatgatgatgatgatgatgatgatgatggtcctATCAAAGCTAGAAGAAGAGCTCAGAACGCCCGGCAACTAATCAGTAGCGAGGACGAGATGACCGGCGCAACCATGGAAACAGAAGGGGAAGGAAGCGTCACAGAGGAAGTGGAAGTTGTGGCATCACAGACAAAAAAGAAAATGGGCCGGCCGAGAAAGACTCCTATTATTAAATACACACAGGAAGTGGTGCCCAACTTTGACCCTGAAGTGATCTCGACTGAGGAGTTGGTTCCGGTTCCCGGGCCTCACCTATTCTGGAGGAATGAGAATAGTCTGTGTTGGCTGGACACCTTGCTGGTAGCGCTGGTGCACCTTCACACCCTGAGGGACAGACGACCCACCAAGAGGCCCGCTGGAGGTCAACCTGTCTGGGACCTGTGTGAGAGGTACAATCAGGCCTGTGGGCTCATCACAGCCTACCAACACACTGGCGCAG aCGGTGTAGTCAGAGTGCCCTCTGCGGTGTTACAGAGGGTTCAAACTGAGATGCAGGCCATCAGGATGTCCATCTTTAAACTGCTGGAGCCCCTACTGAAATGTAAACTGG gTCAGAATGAG